In Syngnathus scovelli strain Florida chromosome 12, RoL_Ssco_1.2, whole genome shotgun sequence, the genomic window ttagaacattaaataatagtttcaaacatgtaaatacatacagaaaataatgtataaataatataaacatgatacgcgtgtgtgtgtgtgtgtgctgacaaAAGCAAGTGGTGACGGCACGCTTTGAGGCAGTTTTCCTAAAAACCTGGATTCTGGCAGCTTCCTGCAGTTGTAAAAAAGATGCCAGTTGTAATTTGTAATTGTTTCATTTAAGCAAGAACCAATCATCTGATAGtggatgtatttatttgtaatagCCAAGGAATGACAATGACTGAGCACAAAGTCAATTGACCAAACAACACACAGatgcaaatatttacatttatctTCCCTGTCTCCCAGTTATCCTCTCAAATttcacatggaaaaaaaaaaaaagagaaggtaTTTTCTATTTTTGGATGCCCAAGCAAACATTATCGAGTTTGCCACTGAGAACAAAGACCGATACGCAAAACAAAGATGGAGGTGAAAGGTCGAAATGAAGATACAAACAAGGAGGTGCATttagagtttctattttttcaTCTAACACAGGGGTGGGAAACCTCTGAGCTATCAGAAGATGTTTCAGTTTTTGTAAAATCCTAGAGGGCCATTTACAGTAAGTAGTAAAACAGATTACAATGCTACCGCGTTTATGTTTCAGTATTTGTGGGTTGAAATGCTCTTGGCTTTTATATGCAGTATGGCTCACAAGCCGATGGTTGCCAGCTCCTCGAAAGTGTTTCAGTGCTTATTTTTTTAAGTATATTTGGAAAAAGTGGGAGAACAAATACAAAAAGGAACATTATAAAAACAATACTCTCATAGAAAATTGTACAGAAATTCCCAGTGCATAAAGCTCTCcatctttcacttttttttttttttttaattattgcacCCCTCTCAGTCGGCTATAGGTGTAGGGTTCATGTTGACAATGACTTGGACAACAAagtctttttgtattttggcaTCCTGCAGACGAGTCTTATCCGTGAGGAGTTTCCCAGAGAAGAACCACCTCTGGCGGGACACATCAATGGCCTCCTGATCTTCCAGCTGCTTCTTCAGCTCAGCGATGGAGTCGGCCAAGCTGGCAGTCAGACGGACATCCTCGCCTagacaacaaaaaaagtcagATAGCAACATGCTTTTTACCATATTGTTCTCTGTCCTTTCTTTTCTTACCTGAGGACAGACGCACACGCAGTTGGAACTCCTGCCTGCAGGGAGGAGGCTGCACTTGCTTTTGTGTGGATTCACAAACTTTGCTCTCGCTGCATGTTTCATTGATGAGATTGACTGGCGGTACCAAAGTGTACGCAGGAAGCTGGTAACGGTTGCCCAGCTCGTCGTAACTCTCTGTGAGAGAGCCTGTGTGGATTTGAAACAACCCACTCAAGTCAAAGTGCTCTGTCATTACATATTTCGTCCAAAATTAATGTCAGGGAAAGTGTTAacactttttttcaaaaatgacaTTAAACAACTGTAATAAGCCTGAAAATTGTGGAAAATTTTACATAACAACAACGCACgaaacattttatttgttaATCAAGGGCACTCTAGAAAATAGCAGTTGTGACCTGACTCAGAATCTGAATATTATTTGGACCTCTGTGGAAAATTGTAAAATTGCCATTTAGAGCAAGGAAGAAGACCAAACACAGTGGATAgaaaataatgatttttttttttattgattataACCCTTAAAGATTTTTCTGTGTAGATAAATACGCACTTGACatgccagtgtttttttttttcctcatgtctCTGTGTGCACCAATCCAGTGGCAGTGGTCACACAGGACTATTATGTAATAACTATTAGTGGCGTAATCCCTGAACAAGCGATAGGCGGCCATCTGTAAACTGCCCTCT contains:
- the ubtd1a gene encoding ubiquitin domain-containing protein 1a isoform X1: MWQANCRRMQHLADWISGSVMGGCVGRSRSDGQGSVRSLTRSKKRGGRNEPLKKERPKWKSEYPMTEGQLRSKRDEFWDTAPAFDGRKEIWDALRAAALAAECNDLELAQAIVDGACITLPHGSLTESYDELGNRYQLPAYTLVPPVNLINETCSESKVCESTQKQVQPPPCRQEFQLRVRLSSGEDVRLTASLADSIAELKKQLEDQEAIDVSRQRWFFSGKLLTDKTRLQDAKIQKDFVVQVIVNMNPTPIAD
- the ubtd1a gene encoding ubiquitin domain-containing protein 1a isoform X2; translation: MGVPNSREYNYYHSPNPPLRILLKRRNEPLKKERPKWKSEYPMTEGQLRSKRDEFWDTAPAFDGRKEIWDALRAAALAAECNDLELAQAIVDGACITLPHGSLTESYDELGNRYQLPAYTLVPPVNLINETCSESKVCESTQKQVQPPPCRQEFQLRVRLSSGEDVRLTASLADSIAELKKQLEDQEAIDVSRQRWFFSGKLLTDKTRLQDAKIQKDFVVQVIVNMNPTPIAD